The proteins below come from a single Microbacterium sp. SLBN-154 genomic window:
- a CDS encoding ATP-dependent helicase: MTSTDLLALVPAPPDAGADDGATPVLDEDQSAVVRLPVDASGVVVGAPGSGKTLTVVERFRRLVVEGADPDEILVLTPTRQTATALRDRLSLAAGRATSGAPARSVPSFAFQIVRAAEVASGGEAPQLLTGGDEDQLLRDLLDGDAEDEAAGRPRGWPEWLGPEIRATAGFRTEVRTFLAECTTLGVEPTALERLGRRHGVEVWHPLATFFREYLDVRAAMRGAHRDAAGLVREAVGMIRGARDAEAARAAAGGVRVLLVDDAQELTLGAIELLEACAARGVAVLAFGDPDVGAGAFRGASPENFARLAASLQTVHVLGQGHRGTRAQRETVRRVVERIGAAGVVAHRRAPDPGAGDSSVRALLLRSAAEEFDTVARILRERHLLDGVPWRELAVIAHDSRQVAALETELAAREVPARSQGAGRALGEVRAVRDILRLVELAHRPVEEWSADDVSAALEGVCGRLDAIELRRLRTGLRHREIAEGGDRSGRDLLLSAMIHPLEWELVDTREARRAAVVADTLARLREQVAQDATVHELLWTAWERSRLERAWVEQAKGHGPLADQAGRDLDAMVALFQAAKRFVERPVDGDARAFIRSILDSAVADDRLDAALAHDVVAVLTPAAALGLDVDTVIVAGVQDGVWPNTRHRGSLLETWRLADAAHHPGGAGPGVSGPDRRRAALHDELRLFARALSRSRSQTVITAVDDDDRGPSVFFDLLPDPEAPAAASEHPLSLRGVVAVHRRTLTEPDAQSDLPGVRAAAGQLALLAAAGVPGASPEEWYGVRPPTSSGPLRDLAHERVRVSPSRLHTLEECELNWLIGELGGDPGSTTAGVGTIIHAALEVATVGTDEDTLWEVVERRWHELVFDAAWQGRAERARARELVRRLARYLHRFDADGGRLLDAEPHFEVPLIFDPERPGGLTVGGSTDSDGGERATRAPAVLSGYIDRVELTGDGTVVIVDLKTGKSEPQTDAKVVDHPQLAAYQLAFEAGSIAGTAGLPSGGARLLVLRPTSQREFVTPTQPPFDEGRRAAFLSRIHAAITVMTGESFRAPYEEHCRDEHSHGLCRIHTIGAVSAS, from the coding sequence GTGACATCGACCGACCTTCTCGCGCTGGTGCCCGCACCGCCGGACGCGGGGGCCGACGACGGCGCCACCCCGGTTCTGGACGAGGATCAGTCGGCGGTGGTCAGGCTCCCTGTCGACGCCTCAGGCGTGGTGGTGGGCGCCCCGGGGTCGGGCAAGACCCTCACCGTCGTCGAAAGGTTCCGACGCCTCGTCGTGGAGGGCGCCGACCCGGACGAGATCCTCGTCCTCACGCCCACCCGGCAGACCGCCACGGCCCTGCGCGACCGGCTGTCGCTGGCCGCGGGTCGGGCGACCTCCGGTGCTCCCGCCCGTTCGGTGCCCTCGTTCGCGTTCCAGATCGTGCGCGCCGCCGAGGTGGCCTCCGGCGGGGAAGCGCCGCAGCTGCTGACGGGCGGCGACGAAGACCAGCTGCTGCGCGACCTGCTCGACGGTGACGCAGAGGACGAGGCAGCCGGTCGACCCCGCGGCTGGCCGGAATGGCTCGGGCCCGAGATCCGGGCGACGGCGGGGTTCCGCACGGAGGTGCGCACCTTCCTCGCCGAATGCACCACCCTGGGAGTCGAACCGACCGCACTCGAGCGCCTGGGCCGGCGGCACGGGGTGGAGGTGTGGCATCCGCTGGCGACGTTCTTCCGGGAGTACCTCGACGTGCGGGCGGCGATGCGCGGAGCGCATCGCGATGCCGCGGGGCTCGTCCGCGAAGCTGTCGGGATGATCCGCGGAGCGCGCGACGCCGAAGCCGCGCGCGCGGCCGCCGGAGGGGTGCGCGTTCTGCTCGTCGACGACGCACAGGAGCTCACGCTTGGTGCGATCGAACTGCTCGAGGCCTGCGCCGCCCGGGGCGTCGCCGTGCTGGCCTTCGGCGACCCGGACGTCGGGGCGGGCGCGTTCCGGGGTGCGTCGCCGGAAAACTTCGCACGGTTGGCCGCCTCACTGCAGACGGTGCATGTGCTCGGGCAGGGACACCGCGGCACACGCGCTCAGCGTGAGACGGTACGCCGAGTGGTCGAGCGGATCGGTGCCGCCGGGGTCGTGGCGCACCGCCGCGCGCCCGACCCCGGCGCAGGGGATTCCTCCGTACGGGCGCTTCTGCTGAGGTCTGCCGCGGAGGAGTTCGACACCGTCGCGCGGATCCTTCGCGAACGTCACCTGCTCGACGGCGTGCCGTGGCGGGAATTGGCGGTGATCGCCCATGACAGTCGCCAGGTGGCGGCGCTCGAGACCGAACTCGCGGCGCGAGAGGTCCCGGCGCGTTCCCAGGGCGCGGGTCGTGCGCTGGGGGAGGTGCGCGCCGTCCGCGACATCCTCCGCCTCGTGGAACTTGCTCACCGGCCCGTCGAGGAGTGGTCGGCCGACGATGTCTCCGCCGCCCTCGAGGGTGTGTGCGGCCGCCTCGATGCCATCGAGCTGCGCAGATTGCGCACAGGGCTGCGGCATCGGGAGATCGCCGAGGGCGGCGACCGCTCGGGGCGCGACCTGCTGCTGTCGGCGATGATCCATCCGCTCGAGTGGGAGCTGGTCGACACCCGGGAAGCCCGACGCGCTGCCGTGGTGGCCGACACCCTTGCGCGCCTTCGGGAACAGGTGGCTCAGGACGCCACCGTTCACGAGCTGCTGTGGACGGCGTGGGAGCGCAGTCGCCTGGAGCGTGCGTGGGTGGAGCAGGCGAAGGGCCACGGCCCCCTCGCCGATCAGGCCGGTCGTGACCTCGATGCGATGGTCGCGCTCTTCCAGGCGGCGAAGCGCTTCGTCGAACGTCCCGTCGACGGGGATGCGCGCGCGTTCATCCGGAGCATCCTCGACAGCGCTGTGGCCGACGACCGATTGGATGCCGCGCTTGCGCACGACGTCGTCGCGGTGCTGACGCCGGCAGCGGCACTCGGCCTGGATGTGGACACGGTGATCGTGGCCGGCGTCCAGGACGGGGTCTGGCCGAACACGCGTCACCGCGGAAGTCTTCTCGAGACGTGGCGGCTCGCCGATGCCGCGCATCATCCCGGTGGAGCCGGCCCCGGCGTCTCGGGCCCGGACCGGCGTCGCGCGGCCCTCCACGATGAACTTCGTCTCTTCGCCCGGGCGCTGTCACGCTCGCGGTCGCAGACCGTGATCACCGCCGTCGACGACGACGATCGGGGGCCGAGCGTCTTCTTCGACCTTCTTCCCGATCCCGAGGCCCCCGCCGCAGCGTCGGAGCACCCTCTGAGCCTGCGAGGCGTCGTCGCGGTCCACCGTCGCACGCTGACGGAGCCCGACGCTCAGTCCGACCTGCCCGGCGTCCGCGCCGCGGCAGGGCAGCTGGCTCTGCTGGCGGCCGCGGGGGTGCCCGGCGCGTCACCGGAGGAGTGGTACGGGGTGCGCCCGCCGACATCGAGCGGACCGCTGCGCGATCTCGCACATGAGCGGGTGCGGGTGTCACCGTCCCGGTTGCACACCCTCGAGGAGTGCGAACTGAACTGGCTCATCGGCGAGCTCGGGGGCGATCCCGGGAGCACGACCGCGGGCGTCGGGACGATCATCCACGCCGCCCTCGAGGTCGCCACCGTGGGGACGGACGAAGACACCCTCTGGGAGGTGGTCGAGCGGCGCTGGCACGAGCTGGTGTTCGACGCGGCGTGGCAGGGTCGTGCCGAGCGGGCCCGGGCACGCGAACTCGTGCGGCGACTGGCGCGCTACCTCCACCGGTTCGATGCCGACGGGGGCCGGCTCCTGGACGCCGAACCCCACTTCGAGGTCCCGCTGATCTTCGACCCCGAGCGACCGGGCGGGCTCACCGTTGGCGGGTCGACGGACAGCGACGGCGGGGAGCGTGCGACGAGGGCTCCGGCGGTGCTGTCGGGATACATCGACCGCGTCGAGCTCACCGGGGACGGCACCGTGGTCATCGTGGATCTGAAGACCGGCAAGAGCGAGCCGCAGACGGACGCGAAGGTCGTCGATCACCCTCAGCTCGCGGCCTATCAGCTGGCCTTCGAGGCAGGCTCCATCGCCGGGACGGCAGGGCTGCCTTCCGGAGGGGCCCGCCTGCTCGTGCTCCGGCCGACCTCTCAGCGGGAATTCGTGACTCCGACGCAGCCGCCTTTCGACGAGGGACGTCGGGCCGCCTTCCTCTCCCGCATCCACGCCGCGATCACGGTGATGACCGGCGAGTCCTTTCGCGCCCCGTACGAGGAGCACTGCCGGGACGAGCACAGTCATGGGCTCTGCCGGATCCACACCATCGGGGCGGTGAGCGCGTCGTGA
- a CDS encoding DUF3107 domain-containing protein, with protein MEIRIGIANTGRELNFETSESAADVKASVAAALDAGATHVSFADNKGNTYIVPTAALAYIEVGTEESRRVGFVA; from the coding sequence GTGGAGATCCGTATCGGTATCGCGAACACCGGCCGCGAGCTCAACTTCGAAACGAGCGAGTCGGCGGCGGACGTGAAGGCGTCGGTGGCAGCCGCGCTCGATGCCGGCGCGACCCACGTGAGCTTCGCCGACAACAAGGGCAACACCTACATCGTCCCCACCGCCGCACTGGCCTACATCGAGGTCGGGACCGAGGAGTCCCGCCGCGTCGGTTTCGTCGCCTGA
- a CDS encoding ferritin-like fold-containing protein — translation MVNWFWRRQRGTARTLSLRSRGDFGDARRVDFAELAPDVNTFLGQAAYLQLGFFETLSELIAMTPSLAEKESLSRAAGAALTKHEELVALIRERGEDPTSLMLPFREPLDAFRRATHGVRPEETMLSVHITAGMLDDFYLALSASYGETGRRVARILRADDDRQAIVDLVVQTIQSDPEWRSLLAMWGRRLVGDTLLIARAALRPPTLAASDEKRVEPVFTALMAAHSRRMEDTGLAA, via the coding sequence GTGGTGAACTGGTTCTGGCGCAGGCAGCGTGGCACCGCTCGGACCCTGTCGTTGCGGTCGCGCGGAGATTTCGGCGACGCGCGGCGCGTGGATTTCGCCGAGCTGGCTCCCGACGTCAACACCTTCCTCGGGCAGGCGGCCTATCTGCAGCTCGGCTTCTTCGAGACCCTCTCCGAGCTGATCGCCATGACCCCCTCGCTGGCGGAGAAGGAATCGCTCTCGCGAGCGGCGGGCGCGGCGCTGACCAAGCACGAGGAGCTCGTGGCGCTGATCCGCGAGCGCGGCGAAGACCCCACCTCGCTCATGCTGCCGTTCCGGGAGCCGTTGGACGCGTTCCGCCGGGCCACGCACGGGGTCAGGCCCGAGGAGACGATGCTCTCGGTCCACATCACCGCCGGCATGCTCGACGACTTCTATCTCGCGCTCTCCGCAAGCTACGGAGAGACCGGTCGGCGGGTCGCGCGCATCCTCCGCGCCGACGACGACCGGCAGGCGATCGTCGATCTGGTCGTGCAGACGATCCAGAGCGACCCCGAATGGCGCTCTCTGCTGGCGATGTGGGGCCGGCGTCTGGTGGGCGACACCCTCTTGATCGCGCGCGCCGCCCTGCGTCCGCCGACACTCGCCGCCTCCGACGAGAAGCGGGTCGAACCGGTGTTCACGGCGCTGATGGCGGCCCACTCACGGCGCATGGAGGACACGGGCCTCGCCGCCTGA